A portion of the Phacochoerus africanus isolate WHEZ1 chromosome 5, ROS_Pafr_v1, whole genome shotgun sequence genome contains these proteins:
- the IL1A gene encoding interleukin-1 alpha, whose translation MAKVPDLFEDLKNCYSENEEYSSDIDHLSLNQKSFYDASYEPLPGDGMDKLMPLSTSKTSKTSRLNFKESVVVAAANGKILKKRRLSLNQFITDDDLEAIANDTEEEIIKPRSATYSFQSNMKYNFMRVINHQCILNDARNQSIIRDPSGQYLMAAVLNNLDEAVKFDMAAYTSNDDSQLPVTLRISETRLFVSAQNEDEPVLLKELPETPKTIKDETSLLFFWEKHGNMDYFKSAAHPKLFIATRQEKLVHMAPGLPSVTDFQILENQS comes from the exons ATGGCCAAAGTCCCTGACCTCTTTGAAGACCTGAAGAACTGCTACAG TGAAAATGAAGAATACAGTTCTGATATCGACCATCTCTCTCTGAATCAG aAGTCCTTCTATGATGCCAGCTATGAGCCACTTCCTGGGGACGGCATGGATAAACTTATGCCTCTGAGTACCTCTAAAACCTCTAAGACATCCAGGCTTAACTTCAAGGAGAGTGTGGTGGTGGCGGCAGCCAACGGGAAGATTCTGAAGAAGAGACGGTTGAGTTTAAATCAGTTCATCACCGATGACGACCTGGAAGCCATTGCCAATGACACAGAAGAAG AAATCATCAAGCCCAGATCAGCAACATACAGCTTCCAGAGCAACATGAAATACAACTTCATGAGGGTCATCAACCACCAGTGCATCCTGAATGATGCCCGCAATCAAAGCATCATTCGAGACCCGTCAGGTCAATACCTCATGGCTGCTGTGCTGAATAACCTGGATGAGGCAG TGAAATTTGACATGGCTGCTTATACATCAAATGATGATTCGCAACTTCCTGTGACTCTAAGAATCTCAGAAACCCGACTGTTTGTGAGTGCTCAAAACGAAGACGAACCCGTGTTACTGAAG GAGCTGCCTGAGACACCCAAAACCATCAAAGATGAGACCAGTCTCCTCTTCTTCTGGGAAAAGCATGGCAATATGGACTACTTCAAATCAGCCGCCCATCCAAAGTTGTTTATTGCCACAAGGCAGGAAAAACTGGTGCACATGGCACCGGGGTTGCCCTCTGTCACTGACTTTCAGATACTGGAAAACCAGTCTTGA